The Candidatus Bathyarchaeota archaeon DNA segment CTATGGAGGTAAAAATGTAAGGAGGTATGAGAAGTGAGAGTCTTGGTTCTCGGCTGTGGAAAGATGGGCTCGGCTATAGCTATGGATATGGCTCAAAACGATGAGGTCTCTAAGGTTGTTGTCGGCGATTTTGACGAGAAAAAAACGGAGCAACTCGCTGCTAAGCTGGATAGTGACAAGGTTTTGGGGCAACGTGTTGACGTTATGGACCAACAAGCCACAGTGAAGCTGGTGAAGAATTTCGATGTAGTTATGAGCGCTCTTCCTTATGGAATAAATGTCTTAGCAAGTAAGGCCGCTGTGGAAGGTGGTGTGCACCTAGTAAACTTGACCCTCGAAGAACAGCA contains these protein-coding regions:
- a CDS encoding saccharopine dehydrogenase NADP-binding domain-containing protein, coding for MRVLVLGCGKMGSAIAMDMAQNDEVSKVVVGDFDEKKTEQLAAKLDSDKVLGQRVDVMDQQATVKLVKNFDVVMSALPYGINVLASKAAVEGGVHLVNLTLEEQQWELDTPAKEAGVTLIPDCGVAPGLASILAGYGVSLMDEAEEIHIICGGIPQKPVPPLGYRIVFETQGLVDMYCEKSRIVRNGKIIQVDT